The genomic DNA ATCCTGGATCAGCCGATCCATGCGCCGGGCGGAGTTGAGGATGGCGCGCAAGGGGCCCTGGGCTCGCGGCTCACTGAGGTGGGGTTGCTGCCGGAGCAGCATCTGGGCGCTGAGGACGATGGCGTTCAGCGGGTTGCGCAGATCATGCGCCACCACGCCCAGGACGTCGTCCCGGGCTCGCGTGGCCTCCCGGGCGGCCCGATAGAGCCGGGCATGCTCGATGGCGATCGACGCCCGGGTGGCCAGCGCCTCCCCCAGTCTCAACTCGTTCTCCCCATACCGGCGCTGGGGATGGGACGAGATGAGAGCGAGCGCTCCCAACAGGCGTCCCTGGGCCAGGATGGGCACGCATACCAGGGAGCGGGGATTGAGCTCCCGCAGGGCCTGGAGGTGTGGCTCGCTCTGGGAGATGGACTCGATGAATTCAGGGGAGACCTCTGGGATCAGCTCTGGCAGCCGCGTCCGCATCACGGTCGCCAGGAGATACGGGAGCCGGCGATCCTGCGGCGTCTGCTCCAGGACTTCCACGAGGCGAGCCTTGGCCGGGTCACGATGCGCGACCTTCAGCCGCCGCCCCCGTCCGTCCTCCAGCAGGTCGATGATGCAGCAATCCGTCAGGGAGGTCGCCACCTGCTCCGCGGCGTTCGCCAGCGCCTGCTCCTCATCGAGGGTCGAGAAAAGGAGGTGCCCCACCTCGGTCAGGACATGCCGCTCCCGCTCGCGCAGCACCCGTTCGGTGGTGTCGCGGAGGATCAGCGTGACCAGCCTGGAGCCGCCGTTGTCCAGCTTGGACATGGAGGCCTCGACGGGAAACTCCTCGCCCGTCCTTCGAAGGCCGAAGAGGTCCAGGCAGCACGCTTCGAGAGGGAGCTCCGCGACGGGAGCGGAAGCGAAGTCGCGCACCCGCTGACCCTGGGGGGGGCGCAGGCGCTCGGGGAAGAGGCGCTCGAGCGGCTGGCCGAGCAGTTCCTTCGCGCGGTAGCCAAACATCTCCTCCGCGGCATGATTGAAGAGGACGACGCGCGCCCACTCATCGATGGAGACAATGGCATCCGCGGCGGTGGCGATGATGCCCGAGACCTGGGCCTCCGAGACGCGGAGCGCTCGAATGAGCGGACCCTTCTCGGCCGTCGGCAGCAGCCGCCTCACGAGTCGCGCGAGTGTCCCCAGGAATCCCATCGGCCTCCCTCAAGATGCACACGACTCGTGTGCCCCTCCATTCCAGGTTTCGATTGGCCAACGCCCACTGCCACCGATGTACTCCGCGCCACGGCTGCCGGGGGTCGAGGCGGGACTCCAGGGCAACTGCCCTTTCCCTCCAGGACGACACATCTTTCCTGTACCTCCCATGGATAGATGTCCGCCATCCGGTCACCGCCACGTCCAGCTTGTCGAGCGCTACCTCGAGACTCAATTGGCGGGCGACGTCCGGGGGACCTTGCGCCTCCTCGACGAGGCGTTGGCGCGTGGCACGCCGATCACCGAGCTGCAGTGCCAGGTCATCCAGGCGGCGCAGCGCGAGGTGGGCCATCTCTGGGAGGGCAATCGGATTGGCGTGGCTCGAGAGCATCAGGCGAGCGCCATCTCCCAGCTGGCGCTCGCCCACTTGTTCTCACGGGCTCAGCCCGAGCCTTCCCGGGGCATCTCCGTGGCGGTGGCTTGCGTGGAGGGGGAGCTCCACGAGCTGGCGGTCCGGCTGGTGGCCGACTACCTGGAGCTGGCCGGCTTCACGGTGAGCTACTTCGGGTCCAACCTGCCCACGGGCAGTCTGGTCTCGATGCTCGAACAGGAGCCCGCGGACGTCGTGGCCCTCTCGACGACGATGACCTTCAACCTGCCCGCGCTGCGAAGAACGATCCTGGCGGTGCGCGAGCGCCTGGGTGAGCAGCAGCCCATCCTGGTGGGAGGCCCCGCGCTCGCCGATGCACCAGGCCTGAGCACCGAGCTGAAGGTGCGGACCGCGGGCTCATCCCCTTCGGAACTGGTGGCTGGCGTCCAGGCGGTGCTGCGGGAACGCCGCCACTAAAGGGGGTGGCCTTCGCGAAGATACCGCGCGCTCTCCGGGTGTGATATGTTTTGCTCAAATGGATCATTCTGGAACCGGTACGGAGTCTATCCACCCCTTCGACGCAATCATTGTCGGGGCTGGGTTCGCGGGCATGTACATGCTCTATCGCCTGCGACAGCTCGGGTTGTCGGTGCGCGTCTACGAGGCGGGCAGTGGAGTGGGCGGCGTGTGGTTCTGGAACCGCTACCCGGGCGCGCGCTGCGACATCGAGAGCATGAACTACTCCTACTCGTTCTCGCACGAGCTCGAGCAGGAATGGAAGTGGACCGAGAAGTACGCCACCCAGCCGGAGATCCTGCGCTACATCAACCACGTCGCGGACAGGTTCTCGCTGCGCGAGGACATCCAATTCAAGACGAGGGTGAGCGCCTCTGTCTTCAATGAGGCGACGAACCGGTGGGAGATCCAGACGGACGATGGCGCCCGTGCGTCCGCCAGGTTCTTGATCATGGCGACGGGCTGCATGTCCGCCGTGAACGTGCCCGACTTCAAGGGGCTCGAGTCCTTCCAGGGCAAGGCGTGGCACACCGCCAGATGGCCGGAGGAGGGGGTCGACTTCACTGGCCAACGCGTCGGTGTCATTGGCACGGGCTCGTCCGGCATCCAGGTCATTCCGAAGCTCGCCGAGCAGGCCGCCCACCTCTTCGTCTTCCAGCGCACCCCGAGCTTCAGCGTGCCCGCGCGCAATGCGCCCATCGATCCGGTCTACGAGTCGTGGATGAAGGCGAACTACGCCGACTACCGGCGCAGGGCCCGCGAGACGCGCGCCGGGGTCGTCATGGAGGTCAACCCGAAGTCCGCCCTGGAGGTGTCACCCGAGGAGCGGGAGCGGGAGTACATGGCTCGATGGGAGAAGGGGGGCACCGCCTTTCTCGCCACGTTCTCGGACGTGATGGCCCGTCGGGAAGCCAATGAAACGGCCGCGGAGTTCGTCCGTTCCCAGATTCGTGCAACGGTCCGTGACCCGGCGGTCGCCGCGGCCTTGTCTCCCTCGGGCTATCCCCTGGGCACCAAGCGGCTTTGTGTCGACACCGGCTACTACGAGACCTTCAATCGGGACAACGTCACCCTGGTCGACGTCAAGTTGTCTCCCCTCGAGGAAATCACTCCCAGGGGACTTCGGACGCGGAGCGCGGAGTACGAGCTGGACAGCATCGTGTTCGCGACGGGCTTCGATGCCTTCACGGGTGCCTTGTGCAACATCGACATCCGGGGGCGCGGCAACGCGTCATTGAAGCAGAAGTGGGCCGGGGGCCCGCGCACGTACCTCGGCCTGGCGATCGCCGGTTTCCCGAACCTGTTCACCATCACCGGCCCTGGCAGTCCCTCCGTGTTCAGCAATACCCTCGTGTCCATCGAGCAGCATGTGGAGTGGATCACGGGCTGCATCACGCACCTGCGAGAGCGCCACCTCGAGCGCATCGAGGCCACCGTCGAAGCGGAGGACGGGTGGGTGGCGCACGTCAAGGAGGTGGCTGACCGCACGCTCTATCCCCTGGCCAATTCCTGGTACATGGGGGCGAACATTCCTGGCAAGACACGCGTCCTCATGCCCTATGCCGGTGGAGTCGGGGCCTATCGCAAGAAGTGCGAGGAGATCGCCGCCCAGGGCTACGCGGGGTTCTCCCTTGAGCCACCGCGCGCGATGTGAAGGCCGTCCATGGCCCTTGAGCGGAGGTGGTGCCAGGGGGTCGAGGCGCTGGGCCGGTGGACGAGACGCGAGTCCGTTCACCGGCCTTGTTGTGGCTATCCGACCGGCCGCACCGCCGCTCCCCGCACCTTCTTCTCCGCCAGGGTCCAAGCCACTTCCCGGGACACGAGGACGGATCTATGGGCCGAGGCGCCGCTGCCGAAATACTCCCGCGTCTTCACCATCCCGACCGAAGGCGTGTTCACCAGCCGTGGGAATGCTCCTCGTGAAATCGGAAGATACTTGAGCCGTTCACAACGAGTGCAACGCTCCGAGGCGAGGCCCTCAACCGCCACGCCTACCTCCTCGTGGATGACGAGTTGAACGACTGTTTTCAACTCCATTCCTTGTGGATCGAGAACCGGTCGACAGCCCACTCCGTTCGGGTTGAAAACGGTGCTCCAGACCTCTGGCGTCACGAAGAACTCGTCGAAGACCCAGTGGAGTTGAAGGATGCCGTTGCGACCCCATTTCGGCTCGGACTTCATCTGGAAGAGAGCCTTCTGCTCCAAGCCCAGACCACACTTCTCGCAGAACCCGGTCCTCGCATAGGTCGCGTCCCGGTAGCCGAAGCGCTCCTCGTTTGGTTGAGGGTACCCGCAGTGCCAGTTCGGCTCCAGCACGAGCCATGACGCCTCGGCCAACTCCTTCTTCGAGAACTTCGTGCTGACGATGTCGGCGGCCTTTCTTCTTGATATCCACAGCCGCAGTGAGGGCCATGCGGCATGGGTTTCATCTACCTCGAAGGTGACCAATCCGCTCGCCCCCACGACGACGCCCAGGGTCGCCAGCTCTCCGCGGATTTCGGGAGACGATGAGATGGAGATGCGATGGATGATCCGCATCTTTGTCCTCCTACAGGCCGAGCGCCTTCAAGATTTCGGGGTGTTGTGAATAGATCTGCCTTGCCGCATCGAGCACCTGTTGCCTCGTGGCATTCGCCGTGCCTTGGCCGTAGGGAATGATCTACCGCCATGCATTGGTGAATGATTGGTGTTCAGCGGAGGTCACCGCGATCGCGAGCATCTTTCCCGCATCCTGCCCCATCAATCCCGCGAAACGCTGCTCAATCAAATGGTGAGCGCGAAGCCTCGTCCCCTGGCGGACGCTTCGTAGTCGCCCATACGGTTTGATTCCAAATTCGGCCGCCCGCGAGAGATTCCCAAAGCTGAGCGCAGCGCCCCTTGCGGCAAGCTCGACTGGCTTATACATGGGCGATAGGGCCGTGGCGTTCTCCCCCAATGCCTTCAGCGTATCCGCCATCCCCTGGTAATACTGGTCGCTGATTCGTTCTTGAGCTTCCTCGAGTTCGTCAGAGCCGAAATTGACCGGCACCGGAATCCCTGGCGCGCGCTCCTGGAAGAAGGCTCGTCGGGCCG from Melittangium boletus DSM 14713 includes the following:
- a CDS encoding sensor histidine kinase; protein product: MGFLGTLARLVRRLLPTAEKGPLIRALRVSEAQVSGIIATAADAIVSIDEWARVVLFNHAAEEMFGYRAKELLGQPLERLFPERLRPPQGQRVRDFASAPVAELPLEACCLDLFGLRRTGEEFPVEASMSKLDNGGSRLVTLILRDTTERVLRERERHVLTEVGHLLFSTLDEEQALANAAEQVATSLTDCCIIDLLEDGRGRRLKVAHRDPAKARLVEVLEQTPQDRRLPYLLATVMRTRLPELIPEVSPEFIESISQSEPHLQALRELNPRSLVCVPILAQGRLLGALALISSHPQRRYGENELRLGEALATRASIAIEHARLYRAAREATRARDDVLGVVAHDLRNPLNAIVLSAQMLLRQQPHLSEPRAQGPLRAILNSARRMDRLIQDLLNVTCMEAGQLAVVVQPEPTSALLQDAFEAARPLASELQLTLDVPEELPWVRADRDRLLQVFSNLLGNALKFTPSGGQITLGAQVDGEMIRFWVRDTGPGIAPEAIEHLFDRFWQARRGDRRGAGLGLSITRGLVEAHAGRIWVESEPGRGSTFFFTVPVASPAHEPLSSGA
- a CDS encoding flavin-containing monooxygenase, which encodes MDHSGTGTESIHPFDAIIVGAGFAGMYMLYRLRQLGLSVRVYEAGSGVGGVWFWNRYPGARCDIESMNYSYSFSHELEQEWKWTEKYATQPEILRYINHVADRFSLREDIQFKTRVSASVFNEATNRWEIQTDDGARASARFLIMATGCMSAVNVPDFKGLESFQGKAWHTARWPEEGVDFTGQRVGVIGTGSSGIQVIPKLAEQAAHLFVFQRTPSFSVPARNAPIDPVYESWMKANYADYRRRARETRAGVVMEVNPKSALEVSPEEREREYMARWEKGGTAFLATFSDVMARREANETAAEFVRSQIRATVRDPAVAAALSPSGYPLGTKRLCVDTGYYETFNRDNVTLVDVKLSPLEEITPRGLRTRSAEYELDSIVFATGFDAFTGALCNIDIRGRGNASLKQKWAGGPRTYLGLAIAGFPNLFTITGPGSPSVFSNTLVSIEQHVEWITGCITHLRERHLERIEATVEAEDGWVAHVKEVADRTLYPLANSWYMGANIPGKTRVLMPYAGGVGAYRKKCEEIAAQGYAGFSLEPPRAM
- a CDS encoding cobalamin B12-binding domain-containing protein, which codes for MDRCPPSGHRHVQLVERYLETQLAGDVRGTLRLLDEALARGTPITELQCQVIQAAQREVGHLWEGNRIGVAREHQASAISQLALAHLFSRAQPEPSRGISVAVACVEGELHELAVRLVADYLELAGFTVSYFGSNLPTGSLVSMLEQEPADVVALSTTMTFNLPALRRTILAVRERLGEQQPILVGGPALADAPGLSTELKVRTAGSSPSELVAGVQAVLRERRH